The nucleotide window AATAGAATGAttattagatatatatttttctttttctttgtCTGATGCATCAAAATCTATATGATATTCTGCATCATCTTTTTGAGATGTGGATTGAATTCCTTTATCCCTCGAATgattttgtatataaatagtttcattattatttctagAGTTACATTCATCATTATTCTTATGTCCATTGTATTGTTCATCTATTTTTTcgtttatatttttttcatcattcTGGTTAATTTTCTTGACCATATGATTTCTTTCGTGTCCCctaattatttttatgtatcTTTCCAATAAATCTAAAAAATACgttattttaataataattagatgttttaaattattataatattttagaACGAGagaatatatttgaataaaataatcattTACCTTTTGAAGGCTTTTTATATGCTCTagtatatatgttttaaaatgtataatcattttgtcatatttaattttaagaggaataattttcttatctataatattatataaactaggatatatttttacttttcTTTGAATATCTTCATTATGCTGTAAGATATTTATGCATTCATATGATCcataaagaaataaaatacttACTGCAAAGGCATTTTTTAAGgaataaattttttttttttttttttctttataataattattattattattattattattgttattattattgttgttgttgtttatatttattgtagtatcattttttatttcttgtGAATTAACATttgtatgtatttttttataaaagcACGAATGTATGttatgtgtatataaaaatacacaATGTGtcatatttaaattttttcttttttcattacTGTTCTTGAACAATAATCTactaaaaatatatgtggACCTTATCATTCTTattaatatagaaaatgaatatatatattaaatacaggttaatgttaatatttcctttgctcttttttatataaccTTCATAGATAATATAACGACGAAGACTATTACCTCAATTAATTGTATTCataaaatgtatacataCATAGATACAAgtgtttatatatatatatatatatatatatatatatatatatgtatatatatttatttattttattccTAAATAATCTATACAATATTAACAAGGAAAAGTATTaacagaaaaaaataaaaataaaatataattatatattattcagTTAACCgtttaaataaataaataaatatatatatatatatatatatattttaatttcttattaatatatttgagACATAACCAATTAAATAAcgaattaaaaaaaaaaaaaaaaaaaaaaaatggcatatttttaattaaaacgtaaaatgtttatattttatcaaaGTACACATATCTGCACGTTATTaaaggaagaaaaaataatttatttaatatatcataaaataaaataaaataaaacaagGAACGTACCTTTTgtgattatataaataaataaatatacatatatatatatatatatatatgactacctatacacatatacatttaaaaaaaaatgtacataaatatttttcctttttccttattttaATCTTTAATGTAAGAAATTAAGTGTAAATAACACATTTctacataataaaaaaaaaaaaaaaaaagaagaaatgTACGTaactatatatttatgacCGTATTTTAATATGCCCCATCACACtttaaaggaaaaaaaataaaaataaaaaaaccGTCATATCTACAATATTTCCGAGTTGATATTTTAAcataatacataaaaaaaataataaaataaataaaataacatagCAGgtgaaaattattaattatccttactaataataaattttttattaaatcatgatatattatatatatatatatatataatatatattgtatatatatatatatctttttaaatataataaatttttccttccaaatattttttttttgatatattttcatacgtttttcttttatttaaaaaaaaaaaaacatatatatacatacaacatttcttttatttcttttttttttcatcgCACTAATTATATAgcaatataaataagaataaattttgaaggggaataaaaattaaagttttaaaaaatttattgttgtattatattaaatatattttttaatacatacatacaatataatataatatataaaaagaataatacggtaaatataacaatatatatattcactatacgtttattatatataataagtttatatatatatatatatatatatatataataataaaattatatttcttatatatatattataatatttatatagaaaaatatatatatatatatatatataatatatatttatatattattatataataatatattagtatataatatatttttttaatttttccaTGAATTCTCTTGacttttaattttttttaatttttaatttttttattttttatattatatacgcttttaatatttttacattttcataatataataaagtatatatatttttttaagaataatatttatatataaagaaacaatttatattttataaaattattttcttgtatatatatatatatatatataataataataatatagatatcCATTTTTGTTTTACAAATTGTtgaaaagatataaatataaaaataaaaatacatataatagCAAAAGAAGTAaaaattgtaatatataaaaatatatatatatatgtatatatttatttatttatttatatgtatttttacaaaaatattaatactagaaagtatataatatatgtataatatatattttttttatatataattttttttttttttttgtttttttatatttaaatttgtACGCTTTGCATATTTAtgaatgaatatattaatgataaaaatattttaagaGTACAAGAATTAGAAAAGtaaaacatatacatatatatatatatatatatatatatatatttatttatttatatatatacatacatatatatattttttttttttttatatttatcctTTGGTGTTcctataaatatatacataccATAACACCTACTAAATTATAATTCTCttcataatttaaaaaaaaaatagttacatataaatataattatatccTGTAGAATAACAATGTCGAGTTTTAATTTGGTTGGAGTCATTAATAACAGAACGTGGGGACCTGATTCAAAAAATGAGGAACTTGTAAATTACTGTATGCCGgacataaaaaaataccAATTTGAACCATCTATGAAATTTGAAAGGATAGGAAAAGTGTGTGATTTTACTATGAATAGTTATCAAAAGAATACAAAggatataaataagaatCCTAATGATGTTAATGGCTTTGAAGAAGAGTTACAATTTCAGACTGTGGATTTGCGTACTGGTCAAAAACAGAAAGGTAGTATatttaataagaaaaaactacataataaacaaaatacTACACAAGCATTTACACAGAAACAACAAGAAGAAGATAATTTATATAGTAGTAGAATAAAAACAGCTGAACAAAAGAAACAGAAATTATTACAACAAGCGAAAACTGCCAGAATCAATGCTAGGCATAGAATCTTTACAGAATGGAGTATTGAACCCACACCATTATGGACGGTGGAATGTGAAATGATGTTTAATGAATTACctaagaaaataataaaaattgataatttaaaagtagaagatttatttttcaaaggaaaaagtttattttatgataaGAAAATAGAAAACATAAATGTTAAGAACCCacctttattatttcatcaCAGTAAAGAAGGAATAAACTTAATACCCAAAACTAAAGAAGacaataatttaataaatatattaaacaGCGAAAACcgaaataaaataattacaaaTGAGGAAGattctaataataaaaataatattattgttattagTACGGATCAAATATTATCTTGTCTCATGTCATGTGTACAATCTAAATATTCTTGGCATTTgcttattaaaaaaaaaggaaatcAAATCATAATAGATAAGGATGATGATTCTATAATAGATTTATTAACCGTTAATGAAAATTCTTTAGATGCCCCAACACaagataatgaaaataaaattaatagtTTACAAGCATTAGGTATAGAAGCTGTTAAAATAAATCAGAGATTTAGAAAACAGgttatattaaaaaatgatattgCCGAAGAATTTGAACTTGGGAactttaatataaaaaatagtaaaatgaatgatatattatatagatataGAAAATTTCAAATACCACCATTAGTAcatagtaataataaaaaaacatatacatTAATAACAAGAGGAGAAATACATTCACAAATTAAAGGTGTTAACAAATCATATGTTTATGTTTGTGcattaaatgaatatgatataaaaagtCACAAAAATTGGAGGTCACAAATTGAAAACCAAAAAGGAGCTCTACTAGCTAATGAAATACGTAATAATACATCtaaattacaaaaatttATATCACAAGCATTATTAAGTGGTTGTGATGACGTTAAGCTAGGTTTTATTTCAAGAAAAAATGCTAATGATCCTGATAATCATCATATTCTTTCCATACAATCACATAAAACAAAAGATTTATCAACACAAATCGGACTcaaatatgataatatgtGGGGTATCTTTAGATTTGTTATTGATAACTTAGCCGAAAAACCAAATGGTAATTATGTTATCTTAAAGGACCCACTCAAACCTTTACTAAGATTATACTGTACTCATGAGGACAGCAATTAACACAAAAGAATTAaattcaatatataaataaatatatatatatatatatatatatatattatattgtataatttttttatatgtccattttttttttttttttttcttcatttttttttattacttttgcacatttacatattaaaatatttcctatatatatatatatatatatatatatatatatatatatatatcatttcaaaagaaacaaaaaagaaaaacaaatgGTTACATGCCATATGGAAAGAGAAAGATATGTTTGTAACacctttttaataatatcatcatttatatatatatatatatatatgtataagaactttaataatttataactacataaatataaaaatatattttaaaaaaaaaaaattatataatattatatgcacaagatacataaaaaaaaaagaaaagaaaatatgtttttacTCTTAACGAAGAAAAAAAGCACACACAGTTTTGAGCaatgaaaaaattttaaatatatattaaatatatgatataataaataaataaataaatatacatacaaatataaatataaatatatatatatatatatatatatatatataatatatatatatcttatatgAAGAGAAACttaaattttataacttaaaatatttatacacATAATAAGATTCGTATAGAAAAGccttttattatttcttagTCTAAAATTCTaacaattttattattacatacataaaatttatatttaaactaaaaatatttcttgttaaaaatattttttttgataatttttatttatccttaaaaaaaaatcatattaAAAGCACAAGAAATAGGGAATCATAagatacatatatataatatatgtataatataatataatataatataaaatatatatattacatatatataatatatatatatatattttttttttattgggtatacataaattatgctatatatattttatatatataattatttacatatatacatatatatatatatataatatatataatatgtaataataatatataaaatataagtataaattaatatgtataaataatatatgctaataaaaagaaaaaatttattttaaaaatatttatataataatatatattattaatgtaaaaaaataaaacgtatatatatatatatataatatatatataatatatatatatatatatgtatattttattatactcaaaatattattaatttttatttattttatttatttatgaatttttttttttttttcctcttttatcttatttcttttttttgttatatatattatttttaaaattcaTTATGATGGATATTtcttaataaaatttaatttttaaaataaatgaaaatatagataaatataaaaatacaaacatatatattattattattattattaatataatataatataatattgtattatatatatatatatatttatatgaaaaaaaaaaggtcaatccaattttattaattatttaaaaaaaaataaataagtaatatatgaaatatcCTCTCTTCCCAAATAAAGTACATAAATAcgaataataaatgaataaatatatataataatatatataaatatataacccattttattaatattagaGTTATTATGAAAGatgtatattaaaatattattttagaacataattatgtaaatatattttttaataatttttaataagttttttttttttttttttttttttttcttttttcttttttctttttttttctttttaaataattgtTTTATGAATCATgcatttataattatataactTTTCTCCTTTTTACTTTCagtatattatatgtaaatgtatataatatattattactattatatatttatgttttttctatgtatctttatttttttagtatttaattaatatatgtatctAAATTTGCCTATAAGATATTTTAACAtaatgtttaaaaaaaatcataaaaataaaaataaaaatatatatattttatttctcATGTATGTTTATAACTATGTGTGTACACATCAATcgtttttctttttttaaagtttaatacaaattatgaaaaataaatgatgatatatgtataaaaatatatgttttgtctaaattttttttttttctagaaatatatatatatatatatatatatatatatatatatatatatttatacacCCAAAGCgtttacattttttatttttttattattttcattattttttatttttatgtatttattttattttattttattttattttttgcTTGTCCTTACCACcatatcataatatatttattatcttaAATGAATAAACCTGATGTATAATATTCGAGAGTTCTGTCTCCACAAATATTTAACAAAAGAGATGATAAGAAACATGTGCGTAATAACAAATACAacttattaaaaaaataagtataCACAACCATAAacacacacacatatatataattatatatatatattactcatttgtttatttatttgtttatttatttgtttgcctatttgtttattttttttcatcattatatcttattatatacatatatatatttttttttgtttattttttaatatatatatatatatatatatatatccttCAACACATATTAAGTATATGTTAAAATCATAAATTAACCGTAAGAGCTCGAACCATTCAActatgaaaaaaaaaattacaaatcataaaaaaaaaaatgagaatgcaaaattaaatattgaTCACGATAATTCATCTGATGATAATGACAAAACTCCACAAATAGATAACATCTTTAAAAATCTTATTGTCGATAGttataaaagtataaatgatataaacAATTATATGAGACAATCGAATTTATTgtataatgaaaaaaaaggtaagaaaaataaagcACACCCTTTAGATAGTAAAAACACTACAGCTaggaaatataataaatatagaagaaatgaacagaatataaataaactaataaattatgatgataaaaaaaattatgatgTAGAAATTTGTGAtgataaaaagaattatgATGTAGAAATTTGTGAtgataaaaagaattatgATGTAGAAATAtttgatgataaaaaaaattacgatgatatagaaatatttgatgataaaaaaaattacgatgatatagaaatatttgatgataaaaaaaattatgatgatatagaaatatttgatgataaaaaaaattatgatgatgtagaaaattatgatgatgtagaaaattatgatgatattgaaaattatgatgatatagataattatgatgataaaaaaaattatgattataaGTTTCCATATGATCaggatataatatatgacgagaaacaaaataatagtGATGTTGTCATTATAGGATACaagaatttaaaaaagggaaagaagaaaatttCTCTTGATAGTTTTAATAGTGAGCTAAGCCCACAAAGTAACACATCtccaatatatataaaaaaaaaaattcatgaaattaattatcattttatacaaaagaagaaaaaaaaaaaaaaccaaaAAAATGGTGAAgtaaataagaaatattccaaaaaattatctattaataaaaaaaataaaaaatataaaaaaaataaaaaatatgaaaaatatgagaaaaataaaaaatatgagaaaaataaaaaaaatgagaaaaataaaaaaaatgagaaaaataaaaaacgtgaaaaaaataaatcagGTCTTATAAATAACGTTAAGAAAAtcaaaagaaataaaaagtcCTTGTTAGAAGAAAACCTAAATGATTCTCTTTTTAGTAATGATGAACAAgttaatgaaaataaatatatattagataaattattaatttccttaaaaaataatgcTGATGCCAACATacataaaaagaaaaatttttatattgaaTATGAAGGTAATGATGATTTTACAAGTTTTAATAGTAAAGAAAATCCAAACGATcactttttatatatggataatgatgaaataaataataagcttaataaaaataaaatgtacAGTTCATCATATAGTActaccaaaaaaaaatatatatataagtcACATAAAGGTATATATGATAACGACTATATGTTTcataataacatttttaataataaaatttataacaatgaaatttataataataaatttaatatttataatcaTAACATACTTAGTAATAACAATTCGAAAACAAATTTGAAAGGAAGAATGTCACTTCAAATGTCACATGATATATCTCAAGAACCATCAAATACTCgaaattattttgaaaataataaaaattttgagaaagaaagaataaaaaaaaaaatgaagaaaataagTGACCTAAACtttttaaagaataatGTAGAATATGATTGTATAGGATTTGTTTGTGATGAAGAATATATGTGTGAAAAATTACATTTTGATGAGAATCATGTAGAAAGTCCAGATCGTATTAAATGCATTATTAAAGctttaaaagaaaagaaattaataaataaaatggttcaaataaaatgtaGAGAAGCTTTATATGATGAAATTAGAGAATGTCATTCAAGTAcacatattaataatatattttattccttaaaaaaaaaattaaaacataataatcAAAGTGTTATATATCCTTTTGACAAACACGATACGTATTATACATCATATACAGGAACTGTTTCTATTAGAGCTATTGGAGgtttattaaatttatgtGATGCTATTTTATGtgataaaaaagataaatttaaatatatagatttTAAAAAGTCTTTAcgttataattatgatttttataaaaatgtgaATACGAATTctataaaaagaaattatgaatctaataatatgtatcataaaaaaattttcagGCGTTCAAAATCAGAGAGTAGTATATATAGGAAATGTACTAACTACCATACGTTTAAAGattttgaattatttaataataataagaatgtatataaaatgaatacaTATCATGAAcaaattcaaaaaaaaaaaaataataatattattaacagtgataataataataataataataataataataatataaattgttctatatataattataagaatGAGATAGACGTACAGAATGatgtacataatataaataatatttatatgaataataatattatatctgaagaaaataatttagaTTTAGAAGCGGCTGATTATAATTTTGGTAATGAGAAGGATGAAAACACAAACGAATCATATAATGAAgagaataatattaatgagAAGAAAGATTGTATAAATCAATCTAATAGTAGCAataattcttattataatgaaataaatcAAAGAGATATTattgattataataataataataataataatataaataatgattatgctatatctaataaattaagtatatatgaaaaattgAGCATGGATAATAAGTTAAGCAGCATATCGAATAATAGTAATCATCAAGATATTCTTGCGACTTCT belongs to Plasmodium reichenowi strain SY57 chromosome 10, whole genome shotgun sequence and includes:
- a CDS encoding eukaryotic translation initiation factor 3 subunit 7, putative produces the protein MSSFNLVGVINNRTWGPDSKNEELVNYCMPDIKKYQFEPSMKFERIGKVCDFTMNSYQKNTKDINKNPNDVNGFEEELQFQTVDLRTGQKQKGSIFNKKKLHNKQNTTQAFTQKQQEEDNLYSSRIKTAEQKKQKLLQQAKTARINARHRIFTEWSIEPTPLWTVECEMMFNELPKKIIKIDNLKVEDLFFKGKSLFYDKKIENINVKNPPLLFHHSKEGINLIPKTKEDNNLINILNSENRNKIITNEEDSNNKNNIIVISTDQILSCLMSCVQSKYSWHLLIKKKGNQIIIDKDDDSIIDLLTVNENSLDAPTQDNENKINSLQALGIEAVKINQRFRKQVILKNDIAEEFELGNFNIKNSKMNDILYRYRKFQIPPLVHSNNKKTYTLITRGEIHSQIKGVNKSYVYVCALNEYDIKSHKNWRSQIENQKGALLANEIRNNTSKLQKFISQALLSGCDDVKLGFISRKNANDPDNHHILSIQSHKTKDLSTQIGLKYDNMWGIFRFVIDNLAEKPNGNYVILKDPLKPLLRLYCTHEDSN